Proteins from a single region of Fodinibius sp. Rm-B-1B1-1:
- the recB gene encoding exodeoxyribonuclease V subunit beta, whose product MKELKPFDIAFSGINLVEASAGTGKTYNITSLYIRALIERDVSVSNILVVTYTEAATKELKDRLLSRIRESIAVLKKGEVDNENDQFLHELLTHTDDHKQAIARLNRAVRTFDESAIHTIHGFCYQVLQEQAFESRAMYDAEMIGDDSELVLEAVDDYWRNWVAEVSQNPAKKPLYNLLLNKGYNPEKFAVKVGQHIGKSYLDIIPSNVPSVSEIQHELNDLRSIFEQMQNNWKSDRDEILSLLLSDCMNGRKYRKDYLANWFSYMDEFLTSDFIDIQPFEQFTNFTQSVLEDNLNKGYDQIPAHSFFDLAEEYLSQLDSILQFEITFKKDLLHFLRNELDQKKEELQVLSYDDLLLRLRNALLDGEQGIHLADRLRQKYPIAMVDEFQDTDPNQYDIFRTVYKDSNGALFMIGDPKQSIYSFRGADVFSYLKAKRDAPAENTFDLGRNFRSVPTLIEGLNTLWGEHDNPFILDQIPYESVKPGKNREDYQSLVEYDNRYPPIRFRNLSLEDRDQFNKAEAKEMVAEDTAQEIERLIEGGKSKAIKIGKNSVEAKDIAVLVRTHDQASMMAEALRKRKIKSVQYSQESVFDSVEAGWVEILLKAVVEPANESRIKAALALPLTTFSAKEIYDIEEDEQRWLSVLEQFREWHQLWQEKSFSAMFRSLINKTNIAEHIIQHSEGERRLTNLLHLGELLQAESRNQKSGMRGLLKWLAKKRQEDNRQQWDEEQLRLESDEELVKIVTMHRSKGLEYPIVFCPFLWHGPKYSDYGKPLVYHDPDNLEKTYLDLHGKSDDDRNEKRLIIAKEELSESLRLAYVAMTRAEHCCYLSWAYAKRSEFSPLGYLFLEPEKVHDLLVETISTSYRGIGNEPFEDSLQQLCEEYPQYFTLEAPSAKPTIDKQTNLFDDNGKNEFLTKSFTRQTPLNTGYQVSSFSSLSSWMEEDDPDMPDYDQFMDYNDIQVDSGYKTEFRSIFTFPKGPQPGTCIHNIFENIDFANPEKEIIADHLQMQGIDEQWMPVVADMLETVLNKPLLPTDSKLTLSAIDEEKLIPEMEFYYQNSDIKTRKLLRIIRNENTPQWDNRGRAESGFLKGFIDLTFEFNGKFYLLDYKTNFLGDSIQDYSQEYLIDEMQEASYDLQYHIYTVALHRFLQKRLLNYSYQKHFGGAFYLFLRGMNDEGREGIYFDCPDEEVITKLDEYIRGGKHA is encoded by the coding sequence ATGAAAGAACTCAAGCCATTCGACATTGCATTTTCTGGTATCAATCTCGTTGAAGCCAGTGCCGGCACGGGGAAAACGTATAACATTACCTCACTTTATATCCGGGCACTTATTGAGCGTGATGTTTCGGTGAGCAATATTTTAGTGGTAACGTACACCGAAGCAGCTACTAAAGAGCTTAAAGATCGGCTGCTCAGTAGAATCCGAGAGTCCATTGCTGTTCTTAAAAAGGGAGAAGTGGATAATGAGAATGATCAATTTTTGCATGAGCTGCTTACACATACCGATGATCATAAACAGGCTATAGCTCGTCTTAACCGGGCTGTGCGGACTTTTGATGAGTCGGCCATTCATACCATTCACGGATTTTGTTATCAGGTACTGCAGGAGCAGGCTTTTGAGAGTCGCGCCATGTACGATGCAGAGATGATTGGAGATGATTCTGAGTTGGTGTTGGAGGCCGTAGATGATTACTGGCGCAATTGGGTCGCAGAGGTCTCCCAAAATCCCGCAAAAAAGCCATTGTATAACTTGCTTTTGAATAAGGGATATAATCCTGAAAAGTTTGCCGTTAAGGTCGGTCAGCATATTGGCAAATCTTATCTTGATATTATTCCCTCCAATGTTCCATCAGTCTCAGAAATACAACATGAGTTAAATGATCTGAGATCGATTTTTGAACAAATGCAAAACAATTGGAAAAGTGATCGTGATGAGATATTGTCACTTCTCCTTTCGGATTGTATGAATGGCCGTAAATACCGCAAGGATTATTTAGCAAACTGGTTTAGCTATATGGATGAGTTTTTAACATCCGATTTTATTGATATTCAACCCTTCGAGCAGTTTACAAATTTCACGCAGTCGGTGCTTGAAGATAACCTTAACAAGGGATATGACCAGATTCCAGCTCATTCCTTTTTTGATCTGGCCGAGGAATATCTTTCCCAATTAGATTCTATACTGCAGTTTGAAATCACCTTTAAAAAGGATCTACTGCATTTTTTACGTAACGAGCTTGACCAGAAAAAAGAGGAGCTGCAAGTACTATCGTATGATGATTTGTTGTTGAGGCTGCGCAATGCTTTGCTGGATGGGGAGCAGGGGATCCATTTAGCAGACCGGTTGAGACAGAAATATCCCATTGCTATGGTTGATGAGTTTCAAGATACCGATCCCAATCAGTACGATATATTTCGCACGGTGTATAAGGATTCGAATGGCGCCTTATTTATGATTGGGGATCCCAAACAGTCGATATACAGCTTTCGCGGGGCAGATGTATTTTCGTATCTCAAAGCAAAACGTGATGCACCAGCGGAAAATACTTTTGATTTGGGACGTAATTTTAGATCCGTGCCTACCCTCATTGAGGGATTGAATACCTTGTGGGGAGAGCATGACAATCCTTTTATTCTTGATCAAATTCCGTACGAATCGGTGAAGCCCGGTAAAAACAGGGAGGATTATCAATCGTTGGTAGAATACGATAACAGGTATCCACCTATTCGATTTCGTAATCTTTCGTTGGAGGATCGGGATCAATTTAACAAAGCAGAAGCGAAAGAGATGGTAGCCGAAGATACAGCTCAAGAAATTGAGCGACTGATTGAGGGCGGGAAATCTAAAGCAATCAAGATTGGGAAGAATAGCGTTGAAGCTAAAGATATAGCCGTGCTGGTGAGAACGCACGATCAGGCCTCAATGATGGCTGAGGCATTGCGCAAAAGGAAGATTAAAAGCGTACAGTACAGCCAGGAAAGTGTGTTCGACAGTGTGGAAGCCGGCTGGGTTGAAATACTTTTGAAAGCAGTTGTTGAACCGGCGAACGAGTCGCGAATTAAAGCGGCACTGGCGTTACCATTAACAACTTTCTCAGCCAAAGAAATTTATGATATCGAAGAAGATGAACAGCGCTGGCTTTCTGTGTTGGAGCAATTTAGGGAATGGCACCAGCTATGGCAGGAGAAGAGTTTTTCGGCTATGTTTCGTTCGCTTATTAATAAGACTAATATCGCTGAACATATCATTCAGCATAGTGAAGGAGAGCGTCGGCTGACAAATTTGCTGCATCTTGGAGAACTGTTGCAGGCCGAGTCTCGTAATCAAAAAAGCGGCATGCGAGGATTATTAAAATGGTTGGCAAAAAAACGTCAAGAGGATAACCGACAGCAGTGGGATGAGGAACAATTGCGACTTGAGAGCGACGAGGAACTGGTCAAAATTGTGACTATGCATCGAAGTAAAGGGCTTGAATATCCCATTGTGTTTTGTCCTTTTCTATGGCATGGTCCAAAGTACAGCGATTATGGCAAACCGTTGGTGTATCACGATCCTGATAATCTCGAGAAAACATATTTGGATTTGCATGGTAAGTCTGATGATGATCGCAATGAAAAACGATTGATCATTGCCAAAGAGGAACTATCCGAAAGTCTACGGTTGGCATATGTGGCGATGACCCGGGCTGAACATTGTTGTTATTTGAGCTGGGCTTATGCCAAGCGATCAGAATTTTCACCGTTAGGATATTTGTTTTTGGAACCTGAAAAGGTACATGACTTACTGGTCGAGACGATCAGTACGTCATATCGCGGGATTGGAAATGAACCTTTTGAAGATAGTCTACAGCAATTATGCGAGGAATATCCTCAATATTTTACTTTGGAAGCTCCCAGTGCCAAGCCTACCATAGATAAGCAGACTAATCTGTTTGATGATAACGGTAAAAACGAGTTTTTGACGAAATCTTTTACAAGACAAACTCCACTCAATACTGGTTACCAGGTTTCCAGTTTTTCATCCCTGAGCAGCTGGATGGAAGAGGACGATCCTGACATGCCAGATTATGATCAATTTATGGATTATAATGATATCCAAGTTGATTCTGGCTACAAGACTGAATTTCGCTCTATATTTACTTTTCCAAAAGGCCCACAACCCGGGACATGCATCCATAATATTTTTGAAAATATCGATTTTGCTAATCCTGAAAAAGAAATTATTGCTGACCACTTGCAGATGCAGGGAATTGATGAACAATGGATGCCAGTGGTTGCTGATATGTTGGAGACAGTTCTTAACAAACCATTACTTCCAACAGATTCTAAACTAACACTTTCAGCTATTGATGAGGAAAAGTTGATTCCCGAAATGGAGTTTTATTATCAAAACAGCGACATCAAAACCAGGAAACTGTTGAGGATTATCCGTAATGAAAACACACCGCAATGGGATAATCGAGGTCGGGCAGAATCGGGATTTTTAAAGGGATTCATTGACTTGACATTTGAGTTTAACGGCAAGTTTTATCTGCTCGATTATAAAACGAATTTTTTGGGTGATTCTATCCAAGATTATAGTCAAGAGTACCTTATTGATGAAATGCAGGAAGCCTCGTATGACCTGCAATATCATATTTATACAGTGGCACTGCACCGGTTTTTGCAGAAACGATTACTGAATTATTCCTACCAGAAACACTTTGGAGGGGCTTTCTATCTTTTCTTGCGGGGAATGAATGACGAGGGTCGGGAAGGGATTTATTTTGACTGCCCCGATGAAGAGGTTATTACTAAATTAGATGAATACATCAGAGGAGGGAAGCATGCGTAA
- a CDS encoding FKBP-type peptidyl-prolyl cis-trans isomerase encodes MKLLYYTFFTFLAGMVLLSGCNPSSGDVSLNNEADSLSYSLGYQNGQFMAESGMDDIDPEVVKAGLQAALNKQDSKLSDAEMKQAIQKFQIKARQNAQQKKMEEGQNNQKEGEAFLEENKNKEGVQVTDSGLQYKVLEEGSGASPSEEDRVRVDYEGTLIDGTVFDSSYERGEPATFPLNRVIPGWTEGLQLMKEGAKYKFFVPGDIAYGQNPPPGSPIGTNETLIFEVELHEVNPEE; translated from the coding sequence ATGAAACTACTTTATTATACATTTTTCACTTTCTTGGCCGGAATGGTTCTGCTAAGCGGCTGTAACCCCAGTTCGGGAGATGTTTCCCTTAACAACGAAGCCGATAGTTTAAGTTATAGCCTGGGCTATCAAAACGGTCAATTTATGGCTGAGAGCGGCATGGATGATATTGATCCAGAGGTCGTAAAAGCCGGTCTGCAGGCAGCTTTAAATAAACAAGACTCCAAGCTTTCGGATGCTGAGATGAAACAGGCTATCCAGAAGTTTCAGATTAAAGCCCGACAAAATGCCCAACAAAAGAAAATGGAAGAAGGGCAAAATAACCAAAAAGAAGGTGAAGCCTTTTTAGAAGAGAATAAAAATAAAGAAGGTGTTCAAGTAACGGATAGTGGCTTACAGTATAAGGTACTTGAGGAAGGTTCCGGCGCATCACCATCCGAAGAAGATCGGGTTCGCGTGGATTATGAAGGAACTTTGATTGACGGTACTGTTTTTGACAGCTCCTATGAACGTGGTGAGCCTGCAACTTTTCCTCTAAACCGTGTGATTCCTGGCTGGACCGAGGGACTACAACTGATGAAAGAGGGAGCAAAATATAAGTTCTTTGTTCCGGGCGATATTGCCTATGGACAAAATCCTCCTCCCGGAAGCCCAATTGGAACAAATGAAACCCTTATTTTTGAGGTCGAGCTTCACGAGGTAAACCCGGAGGAATAA
- a CDS encoding lysophospholipid acyltransferase family protein has protein sequence MSSTVKSLLIWIGVVILIFIWLPLLAVSRFFDRDPARYRTGKLFRKLGKYISKINPNWQIKITGYENIDDRRPYVMVCNHLSQADIPLISNLPWEMKWVAKKELFETPVVGWMMTLAGDISVDRRASNRREQTFKQATHYLNNNCSVMFFPEGTRSRDGNLNRFKAGAFDLAIKEQKPILPMVIDGTQNTLPKRSWKFGVAKQIKLKILDPIPTEGLDRSDIRSLTKEVRQAILDQLSEWRNENPEQIDNLVKS, from the coding sequence ATGTCATCAACCGTAAAATCCCTACTTATTTGGATTGGGGTCGTAATCCTCATCTTTATTTGGCTGCCGCTACTTGCTGTTAGTCGATTTTTTGACCGTGATCCCGCTCGTTACAGAACCGGTAAACTATTTCGTAAGCTTGGGAAATATATTTCCAAAATAAATCCCAACTGGCAAATAAAGATTACGGGCTACGAGAATATTGATGATCGAAGGCCGTACGTCATGGTTTGCAACCACCTTTCCCAGGCTGATATTCCACTAATTTCAAACTTACCCTGGGAGATGAAATGGGTAGCCAAGAAAGAGCTTTTTGAAACGCCTGTTGTTGGATGGATGATGACTCTTGCCGGAGATATTTCGGTCGATCGTCGAGCGTCCAATAGGAGAGAGCAAACCTTTAAGCAGGCTACACATTATCTCAATAATAATTGTTCGGTAATGTTTTTCCCAGAGGGAACCCGTTCGCGTGATGGAAACCTTAACCGATTTAAAGCCGGGGCCTTTGACTTGGCTATTAAAGAGCAAAAGCCCATTCTTCCGATGGTTATTGACGGCACCCAGAATACACTACCCAAACGAAGCTGGAAGTTTGGAGTTGCCAAACAGATTAAGTTAAAAATACTTGACCCTATTCCTACCGAAGGACTCGACCGTAGTGATATTCGATCTTTAACCAAAGAGGTGCGTCAAGCTATTTTAGACCAACTCTCAGAATGGCGGAATGAAAACCCCGAACAGATAGATAACTTGGTTAAGAGTTAG
- a CDS encoding inorganic pyrophosphatase, producing the protein MERSQIRRFLKLTKLFSKPHPWHGIDIGEESPDVIKVFIEIVPGDTMKYELDKESGYLKVDRPQRFSNICPIPYGFVPQTFCDEQVGEYCMQKTGRKDIEGDRDPLDICVITERNIPHGNLILDAIPVGGFRMIDGEEADDKIIAVMRGDALYGDMKDIQEVPKHIVERLSHYFLTYKQRPFSEEEREVEITHIYNSKEAKEVIRRSRKDYNKRFNMDRKELFELINSGLGAS; encoded by the coding sequence ATGGAACGTTCACAGATACGTCGTTTCTTAAAGCTTACGAAGCTATTTTCAAAACCACATCCCTGGCATGGAATCGACATCGGGGAGGAAAGTCCTGATGTAATTAAGGTTTTTATCGAAATTGTACCCGGTGATACGATGAAATATGAGCTTGACAAAGAGAGTGGGTATTTGAAGGTAGATCGGCCCCAGCGATTTTCAAATATTTGCCCCATACCTTATGGGTTTGTCCCCCAAACATTCTGTGATGAACAGGTGGGAGAGTATTGTATGCAAAAAACGGGGCGCAAAGATATTGAAGGCGACCGAGATCCTTTGGATATATGTGTGATTACCGAACGTAATATTCCGCATGGTAATCTCATTTTAGATGCTATTCCGGTAGGTGGATTTCGCATGATTGATGGGGAAGAGGCTGATGATAAAATTATTGCTGTTATGAGGGGGGATGCTTTATACGGTGATATGAAAGATATCCAAGAAGTGCCGAAGCATATTGTTGAACGTCTGTCTCATTACTTTTTGACATACAAGCAGCGTCCGTTTAGTGAAGAGGAACGTGAGGTAGAAATCACCCATATTTATAACTCCAAAGAAGCCAAAGAAGTGATAAGACGAAGCCGTAAGGATTACAACAAACGCTTCAATATGGATAGAAAAGAGTTGTTTGAGCTCATTAATTCAGGATTGGGAGCATCCTAA
- a CDS encoding DEAD/DEAH box helicase: protein MSFEKFDLSDELMMGLRDLRYSEPTPIQDECIPLILDGKDVIGAAQTGTGKTGAFVIPLLQKITKNNSDDTQALILSPTRELAQQIEEQIFALGYHTGITSATVTGGSDYGTQVKAIRAGVDIIVATPGRLIDQMNVLNLDFSGLEYLVLDESDRMLDMGFLPDVMKIVEQLPKERQTMLFSATMVEEVQKVVDQVMKDPVEVEFEVSKPADSVDQQIYFVHPKKKLNLFEQLFDADKYKTAIVFCATKRGTDQVEQMLKKRGVNAVSMHGDRNQDERNEALRLFKNKSHPVMVATDVLSRGIDIDDVSLIVNFDVPNNPEDYIHRIGRTGRYDKKGTAITFVSNKDKKYYHAIKNVVGDQLSVKEVADVGEEENQQKERSSKERQPKERAEAKQHKDSDKKPVTREESQYAKRQKGNKQSSKPETKEKESKDQLAPKKKSQSKKDTRVPRPERLRDTSIPEPKEEPEEEEDTKEKEGQKESKKKNKKSSPKKNSSGRSGKKASIPRHIRESQEEEDIFQPEIIERAVARNRRSLKPAKGIWGIIKSMLPKLW from the coding sequence TTGAGTTTCGAAAAGTTTGACCTGAGCGATGAACTTATGATGGGGCTAAGGGATCTGCGTTACAGCGAGCCGACCCCTATCCAAGACGAATGTATTCCCCTTATTTTAGATGGTAAAGACGTAATTGGTGCAGCGCAGACGGGCACAGGTAAGACCGGAGCTTTTGTCATTCCATTGTTGCAGAAGATTACTAAGAATAATTCTGATGATACTCAGGCACTTATTCTATCCCCGACACGGGAGCTTGCCCAGCAAATTGAAGAACAGATTTTTGCATTGGGATATCATACGGGCATTACATCAGCCACAGTAACGGGAGGCAGCGACTATGGCACGCAGGTGAAAGCAATTCGGGCCGGCGTTGATATTATTGTAGCTACTCCCGGGCGATTGATTGATCAGATGAATGTGCTGAATTTGGATTTTAGCGGACTGGAATATCTTGTGTTGGATGAATCTGACCGCATGCTTGACATGGGCTTTTTGCCGGATGTGATGAAGATTGTGGAGCAGCTTCCCAAAGAGCGTCAAACGATGTTATTTTCGGCGACGATGGTTGAGGAAGTCCAAAAAGTTGTTGACCAGGTGATGAAAGATCCGGTTGAGGTAGAATTTGAGGTTTCCAAACCGGCGGATAGCGTAGATCAGCAAATCTATTTTGTACATCCCAAAAAGAAGCTCAACTTGTTTGAACAACTTTTTGATGCCGATAAATACAAAACAGCTATCGTATTTTGTGCTACCAAAAGGGGAACAGATCAGGTGGAACAGATGCTCAAAAAGCGCGGTGTTAATGCGGTGAGCATGCATGGTGATCGTAATCAGGATGAGCGTAATGAGGCTTTACGGCTTTTCAAAAATAAAAGCCACCCTGTGATGGTTGCGACTGATGTTCTCTCCCGAGGCATTGATATTGACGATGTATCGCTTATTGTAAACTTTGATGTCCCCAATAACCCCGAAGATTATATACATCGCATTGGCCGAACAGGACGGTATGACAAAAAGGGTACGGCCATTACTTTTGTAAGTAATAAAGACAAAAAGTATTACCATGCGATCAAAAACGTAGTGGGTGATCAGTTATCAGTAAAAGAGGTGGCTGATGTTGGGGAAGAAGAGAACCAACAGAAAGAAAGGTCTTCAAAAGAACGTCAACCCAAAGAAAGAGCAGAAGCCAAGCAGCACAAAGATTCTGATAAAAAGCCAGTTACGCGTGAAGAAAGTCAATACGCGAAACGGCAAAAGGGGAATAAGCAATCATCAAAGCCAGAAACCAAAGAGAAAGAAAGTAAGGATCAATTAGCCCCGAAAAAGAAATCGCAATCCAAGAAAGATACGCGCGTACCTCGTCCCGAACGCCTTAGAGACACTTCGATTCCAGAACCCAAGGAAGAACCCGAAGAGGAAGAAGATACAAAAGAGAAGGAAGGGCAAAAGGAATCTAAGAAAAAGAACAAAAAGAGTTCTCCTAAGAAAAATAGTTCAGGTCGATCGGGCAAAAAAGCAAGTATTCCTCGGCACATCAGAGAATCTCAGGAAGAGGAAGATATTTTTCAGCCAGAAATAATTGAAAGAGCTGTGGCACGCAATCGTCGATCATTAAAACCGGCGAAAGGAATATGGGGTATAATTAAAAGCATGTTGCCCAAGTTGTGGTAA
- the recD gene encoding exodeoxyribonuclease V subunit alpha — MNTSEEGSMRKLMQKLKLLRDDDVIRPIDVELCRFLSDQHPGISKDVLLAAVMVSHLYRQGHVCLPMEDYAGQLLFEEAHDEMALRAPEVKPWRRSLQESPVVGSPGDYKPLIVDDANRIYMHKLWYYEHTLAQGLIQKSCIQVDNVDVELLQQGLERLFKHSTEQPDWQKVAAATSVRNKLSIISGGPGTGKTSTVVRILALILEQHQQSETVIDIALAAPTGKAAARLKNSIMEAREGLAVADEIRALIPENAQTLHQLLGARRHSARFRHDAENPIPYDLVIVDEVSMVDQALMSKLMEALLDDAHLILLGDKDQLASVEAGSVLGDICQPDENKFSEEHHDWLSELSISIPNKYIVANSNTLSDNITLLTKSYRFNVDSGIAQLSEAVNSGKADRAVRVLQDQQFDDVVLNEIESSEALQAAIERKLPSYFEAMINANAPKESLDYFKQFRILSAHRKGATGVENINMLAAKILHEKNLIPKYAKWYVGKPVIINSNDYSLNLYNGDIGICLADENGELRVYFEHEGEVRGIAPNRLTDFSTAYALTVHKSQGAEFDKVMLVLPRTVSKVLSRELIYTALTRARTAITILGKESILKEGIKRNIRRSSGLTDYMWHK, encoded by the coding sequence ATGAATACATCAGAGGAGGGAAGCATGCGTAAATTGATGCAGAAATTAAAGCTCCTCCGTGATGATGATGTTATTCGTCCTATTGATGTTGAGCTGTGTCGTTTTCTAAGTGATCAACACCCAGGTATTTCAAAGGATGTATTGCTTGCGGCAGTGATGGTCAGCCACTTATACAGGCAAGGGCATGTCTGTTTGCCTATGGAAGATTATGCCGGGCAGTTACTTTTTGAGGAAGCCCATGATGAGATGGCATTACGAGCACCAGAGGTAAAACCATGGCGTCGGTCGTTGCAGGAATCTCCCGTGGTTGGATCACCGGGCGATTATAAGCCTCTTATTGTGGACGATGCCAACCGCATTTACATGCACAAGTTATGGTATTACGAACACACGCTGGCCCAAGGGCTCATCCAAAAAAGTTGCATACAAGTAGACAATGTTGATGTAGAACTTTTGCAACAGGGGCTGGAACGGTTATTTAAGCATAGCACAGAGCAGCCTGATTGGCAAAAAGTGGCTGCGGCAACTTCAGTACGAAATAAATTGTCCATCATTTCTGGTGGACCCGGAACAGGGAAAACATCAACGGTTGTACGCATTTTAGCTCTCATTTTAGAACAGCATCAACAGTCAGAAACTGTCATCGATATAGCGTTGGCTGCCCCAACGGGAAAGGCTGCTGCACGGCTTAAAAATTCAATCATGGAAGCCCGGGAAGGGCTTGCCGTTGCTGATGAGATTCGAGCACTTATTCCCGAAAATGCTCAAACCTTGCACCAGCTACTTGGCGCAAGGCGACACAGTGCCCGTTTTCGGCATGATGCAGAGAATCCTATTCCGTATGATTTAGTAATTGTTGATGAAGTTTCGATGGTTGACCAGGCACTGATGAGTAAACTAATGGAAGCCTTGCTTGATGATGCCCATCTCATTTTATTGGGGGATAAAGATCAGCTCGCTTCCGTTGAAGCTGGTTCTGTGCTCGGGGATATTTGCCAACCTGACGAGAATAAATTCTCTGAGGAGCATCATGACTGGCTTAGTGAGTTATCGATAAGTATTCCCAATAAATATATCGTCGCAAATAGTAACACACTCAGCGACAACATTACCTTGTTAACGAAGAGCTATCGCTTTAACGTCGACAGTGGTATTGCCCAGCTTAGTGAAGCGGTCAACAGTGGAAAAGCTGATAGAGCAGTAAGAGTTCTCCAGGATCAACAGTTTGATGATGTTGTACTTAACGAGATAGAAAGCAGTGAAGCTTTACAAGCGGCTATAGAAAGAAAGCTGCCATCTTATTTTGAGGCGATGATCAATGCCAATGCTCCCAAAGAGTCGTTAGACTATTTTAAGCAGTTCAGAATTTTATCGGCGCACCGGAAAGGGGCAACGGGCGTAGAGAATATAAATATGTTGGCGGCGAAGATTCTCCATGAGAAGAATCTGATCCCCAAGTATGCCAAGTGGTATGTTGGTAAACCAGTAATCATCAATAGTAATGATTACTCATTGAATCTTTATAACGGGGATATTGGTATTTGTTTAGCGGATGAGAATGGAGAGCTCCGCGTATATTTTGAGCATGAAGGTGAAGTGCGTGGGATAGCTCCCAATCGGTTAACAGATTTTAGTACGGCCTATGCACTAACGGTGCATAAAAGTCAGGGGGCAGAATTTGATAAAGTGATGCTGGTATTACCGCGCACAGTTTCAAAAGTGTTGAGCCGAGAACTCATTTATACAGCCCTTACAAGAGCACGCACAGCAATTACTATTCTCGGAAAAGAATCTATTCTTAAAGAGGGTATCAAGAGAAATATTCGCCGTTCATCCGGCTTAACGGATTATATGTGGCATAAATAA